The Candidatus Nanopelagicales bacterium genomic sequence ATCCGGCACCTGCTGCGCAGCAGGGGCGAAGACACCACGGACCTGGTCGTGAAGTCGGTCATCCCTGTGTCAACCCGGTCTGAGGACGAGCACTACACGTACGGGAACATGATCGCCGCGATGGAGGCTGACTTGCCGGTAGGCGAGCCTGACCCGTGGAAGCGGCTGGAGCTTGTGCAGAACTGCATGAGAGAGGCCAAGGAGACCAAGCAGTCTTCGGGAGTTGACTTCGTGGCGCGAATTGGCACATTCGCGCCGGCCTCGCTGGTAGCGATCGCCGGGCGTGTGGCTTCAGCGCAGCCGATGTACAGCTTGGTGATCACGAACATCCCCGGACCCAGGGAGCCGCTCTACTTCGTGGGCGGCGAGATGCTCGAAGCGTTCTTCTTCGGTCCCAATCTCATCCAAACGACTGATCTCGCGGTGGCTGTAGTGTCATACAACGGCAAGCTCACCTTCGGGCTCACGGCGGACCGGGACAACCTGCCGGACGTCCACGTCCTGGCCGAGGGCATGGAGGCTTCGCTTGAGGAGCTCATTCGACCTGGTTGAGGCGTCGTTCAGCCCCACTTGCTGCCGCGCAGCCGGATGACCTGGCCGCGTGAACGATCCGCAGTCGGCGTGCGCGGCGCGACGAGCCGGTACTTTGTCAAACCCGCGTAGTACTTCAGCTTCAGCCGAGCCCAGCGCGAGCTGTCTGTCTTGCGCGTGGCGTAGAGCCGCCAGGGCGATTTGTTCCTCCTGAACTTCACCAGAACCGTGCGGCCGGTTCCCGGCCTGACGCGCGACTTGGTCCGGTAGTAGCGCTTCGTCTTCCCTCGGACGTATTTGGCGGGCCAAGGGCCGATGGATGTCGCCGATAGAGCGGGGGGCGCGCTGTCGGCCATGCCGTTCCGCTCCTGGTAGTCGGAAGCCAGAGTGCGGATCTTGCCGAGTTGCCCATATAGGTCTTCGCCTGGGCACGCTGTCGAATAGGCATCCCTATGGCCGCTGACGCGGTGGAACGTCTGTACCTGACCCTTGGGCGCCCCACCGGGGTATCCCGCCGCAGTGAGTTTCTCCCAGCCGATCGCGGTGCGGCCAGTCAGCCCGAGCTTCCAAGCGACTATCTGCGCCAGGGCATCGTTCAGTGCCGTGCGACCGGTTGAGGGCGCGTCGGTGAAGTTGCCCAGCGCTGACACCGACACGGAATTGTCGTTGAAAGAAGCCGTCGCGCCGCTCTTGACAGGCAGCTCCACTCCGCCCGCGCGTCCCTCATAGATATTGCCGTACTTGTCAACGGCGAAGTTGTAGGGATAGTCGCAGTAGCCGTTCCCCGTGGCATATGAGTACACGGCTCGCAATTGGGCAGGGGCTTGGGATTCGGTGTAGCTGCTGCTGGATGCCGTGTGGTGCACGAACGCGACCTTGTGCGCGTCCGTCAGCCCTGGGCATTTGCTGCGAAGCGACTCGTTGGCGCCCCACTCGGCCCGGGAGATGATCTCGGGGATGTCTGAGTCGGCCCTAGCCGAAGAGGCGGCGGTGTACCGCTCGATCACAGCGCGATCAGCTGGAGCTTCGGCTACCTCGATCATGCGAACCGACGCAGTGGGAGAGGGGCGCCCGCCTGGTGTGTCGATGCGCACCTGGGCAGCGTCGGCGGGGTCCGTCAGCAGCGGTACCGTGGCTGGCTTGATGGCCTCGAAATCCGGGTCATCCGGGTCGGGTGTGTCCGTGCTCACCGGAAGATGCTGCCACTGGGACCAACCGCCCTGCTCACGCACGCGAACCCACACCGCTGAGCCGGGAGCGGGATCTCTGTCGAACGTGACACCGATGAGTCCGAACTCGATCTCCGCGTCGACCTGCGCGGAGTTGGGTCCCGCCAGACGGTGTGTTTCCACCTTAGGTGTGACCTGCCGCGGTGCGGGGGAAGGCCAGGACGTCGCCGGCATGGCGACGAGGCTTCCAGCGATGATCACAACTGCCGACCCGAGAACCAGTCGGCGCCGCGTTGCGCGCATCGGTTCCTCCCTCGAATCAGGGTCCCGTCTCCTTGCCCACCATAAGGGAGGCGTGCCGCCGCGCGGGGTCATGCGCGCCCGGATTGTGATGTCTAGCGAGTTGTGGGGGCGTCGGCAATAATGTGGTGATGCCAATGCCTGCTGGTGGCACGTTGTCGGGAGATCATCATGCTCTCGCCCACTACGAAGTGCTCCTGCTGCTCGAAACTGATCGGTCACGCGGGCTCACAGAGTCTGAGGCGCGCAGGCGTCTTGGGTCGTACGGACCCAATGCGCTACCTGAAACAGCGATCGCCGGACGCATAGAGAGATTCCTGCGGCAACTCCTGACACCACTGGTGTACGTGCTCCTGGCCGCTGGGGCGATCACGACCGTGCTTGGCAAGATCGCGGACTCCGCGGTGATCTTCGGCGTTGTCATTGTCAACGCGATCGTTGGCTACTGGCAGGAATCCAAGGCGCAGGCCGAGCTTGAGGCGCTTCGCAAGATGGTTACGACTACCGCGCGTGTGCGGCGTGACGGGCACACGACAACGGTGTCGTCCGAGAGCTTGGTACCCGGGGATCTAGTCCTGATCGAGGCCGGAGACAAGGTGCCAGCGGACATGCGGCTCATGGAGCTAGCTGAGCTGCGAGTCGACGAGTCCGCTCTGACCGGTGAGTCGCAACCGGTCACCAAGGACGAGGTCGCATTGCCGGCGGACACACCCGTCGCCGACCGGCGCAACATGGTTTACTCCGGGACGTTCGTCAGTGGCGGCAGCGGTGTCGGGGTCGTGGTCGCCACGGGTTCGGAAACCGAGCTGGGAGAGATCCACAGACTCGTGGGCGCCGTTGATCCGCTGGCAACGCCGTTGACTCGCAGGCTGACGTGGTTCAGCAAGGTACTGACGGTCGTGATCGTCTCCTTGGCCGTCTTCGCCTTCGCCGTGGGTGTCGCGCGGGGTGAATCCTGGTCGGAGATGTTCGTCGCGGCCGTCGCCCTGGCTGTCGGCGCCATCCCGGAGGGGCTGCCCGCAGCCGTGACAATCACGCTGGCCATCGGGGTGGGCAGGATGGCCCGACGGCGCGCGGTAGTTCGGCGTCTTCCAGCTGTGGAGACCCTGGGCAGCACAACCGTCGTGTGCACGGACAAGACCGGGACCCTGACCGAGAACCAGATGACGGTTCGCGCCATCTGGACTCTGGCGGGTTCCTACGAAGTGACCGGGGGTGGATACGACCCGTCCGGGGTGCTAGTCGCCTCGCAAGCCCGGCACGCCAACCAGGACGAGGCGCTGTCCTGGTCGCTGCTCGTCGGCGCGCTGTGCAATGACGCTTCTTTGGATCGAGCCGACACCGGCGCGTGGCGCATAACCGGGGATCCCACCGAGGCTGCCCTTCTGGTCGTTGGGGTCAAGTCTGGGATGGACCTGGACGATCTGCGGGCCAGGCATCCTCGGCTCGATTCCATCCCGTTCAGCTCTGAGCGCCAGTACATGGCGACGCTGAATGAAGGTGAGAATCCCGGCTTCCGGGTGATTCTGGCCAAGGGCGCCGTGGAACGGATTCTGAGCCTGTGTACCGCCGCGATGGCGCCTTCGGGGCAGATCGAACCTCTTGACGCGGACCGGATACTGCGGCGGGCCGCTGTGATGGGCGGATCGGGGCTGCGTGTCCTGGCCACGGCAGTGCTGGGCGTGGACGAATCGGTGGGAAGTATTCCTGAAGGAACTGGCGGATCGCTGATATTCACCGGGCTGCACGCGATGCTCGACCCCCCGCGGCAGGCGGCGATCTCAGCCGTTCAGTCGTGCCGTCAGGCCGGCATCGCGGTGAAGATGATCACGGGCGATCACGCGGCGACTGCCGAGGCGATCGCGCTTCAGGTCGGGGTAATTGACGAAGTGCGGGTGGGAGACGTCCTCACGGGTGAAGTGCTCGCCCGGCTCGGGCAAGATGAACTCGGCCTGGCAGCCGAACGGGCCTCGGTGTTCGCGCGCGTCTCACCTGAGCAGAAGCTTCGTCTGGTGGAGGCGCTCCAGGCCCGCCGCCATGTAGTGGCGATGACCGGCGACGGCGTGAACGACGCTCCGGCTCTACGCCAGGCGGATATCGGCGTCGCGATGGGGCTCGCTGGCACGGAAGCCGCGAAGGAAGCCGCGGACATGGTCCTGGCTGATGACGATTTCGCGACCATCGAGGCGGCTGTCGAAGAGGGTCGAGGCGTATTCGACAACCTCATCAAGTTCATCGTGTGGACGTTACCGACGAACATGGGCGAGGGGTTCGTCATCCTGGTCGCGGTGGCCTTGGGCACAGCCCTGCCGATTCTTCCGCTACAGATCCTGTGGATCAACATGACGACCGCGGTGCTGCTGGGACTAATGCTGGCCTTCGAGCCCAAGGAGTCCGGGATCATGAACCGGCCTCCCCGCGACCCGAGCAAGCCGCTGCTGACCAGAGCTCTGATCGAACGGATCCTGGTGGTGTCGGCTCTGCTCGTCGGCGGCTCTTGGCTGATCTTCGAATGGGAGCTGTCCGCCGGGTCGGGGCTGGAAGTGAGCCGTACCGCGGCGATGAACCTGTTCGTCACAGTCGAGGCCTTCTACCTGTTCAGCTGCCGGTCCCTTACTCGCTCTACCTGGCAGCTCGGGATCTTCAGCAATCACTGGGTCATTGGGGGCCTCGCGATTCAGGCGGTCGCCCAGATCGCGATCACATACCTTCCAGCGATGAACGGCGTGTTCGGAACTGCCCCGATCCCCGGCGAGAGTTGGGTGCGCATCGTCTGCTTCTCGATCTTGGCGTCGCTTGTGGTGGCAGTCGACAAGCGCCGACACGGAGCCGCGATGTGAGAAACTCGAGCGCGACCACCACGGACTGAGGCACGCCGCCTCAGGTGAGCGGCGCCGGGGGACCCTCGGGTTAGAGTCCATAGGTCCGACGAGTTCGGGCAGACCGACCGCCCCGGAGGTGCCTGTGTCCGACGCCGCAGCAGCGGACAACTCTTTCGCACATCTGCACGTCCACACCGAGTACTCAATGCTGGACGGTGCCGCGCGGCTCGATGATCTCTTCGCGGAAGTGGCTCGCCTTGGGCAATCCGCCGTGGCTGTCACAGACCACGGCAACCTGTATGGCGCCTACGAGTTCTACACCAAGGCACGCGCCGCCGGAGTGAAGCCGATCATCGGCATGGAGGGGTACTACGCGCCGCAAGGGCGCCGCGAACGGGTCCCCGCGGACTTCGGCGGTGGGTATGACGAGCTGACCGATGCGGTCGGCGAAGGCAGGGGCAGATTCGCCTACACACACATGACTTTGTGGGCTGAAGACAATGTCGGGTTGCACAACTTGTTCCGAGTCTCGAGCCTGGCCAGCCTCGAGGGCTACTATCGCTCGCCGCGCCTGGACCATGAGCTCTTGGAATCGCATGGGAAGGGCCTGATCGGGACCACCGGTTGCCCGTCCGGAGAGGTGAACCGCTGGCTCCAGGCTGGCAACTACGACAAGGCCCTTTCCGTGGCAGCGGACTTCCAAGACATCCTGGGCGCGGGGAACTACTACTGCGAAGTGATGGATCACGGAATCGCGATCGAGCGCAGGTTCCGCGAAGACCTTCTGCGGATAGCCAAGTCGCTGAGTCTGCCGCTCGTGGCGACCAATGACACTCACTATGTCCGAGCTGACGAATGGAAGATGCACGACGCGTTCTTGTGCGTCGGAACGAAGAGCCTTGTCAGCGATGAGAAGCGGTTCCGGTTTGGGAGCCATGACTTCTACATCAAGTCCGCCGCTGAAATGCGCAGCCTGTGGTCAGACCTTCCAGAAGCCTGTGACAACACAGTCGCGATCGCGGAGCGGTGCAACGTGTCCTTCAATGAGGGCGCCAACCTCATGCCGCGCTATCCGGTACCGGCGGGCGAGACGGAGGAATCCTGGTTGGTCAAGGAAGTTGACCTGGGACTTATCGCCCGGTTCGCGCCGAATCCGGTGCCGCAAGGTCACCGGGAGCGCGCCGAGTATGAAGTTCGCGTCATTGCGCAGATGGGCTACCCCGCGTACTTCCTCGTCGTCGCGGACCTGGTCAGACATGCGAAGGAACAGGGGATCCGCGTCGGCCCCGGACGTGGGTCCGCCGCCGGTGCCCTGATCGCGTGGGCCCTTGGCATCACCGAGCTCGATCCGATAGAGCACGGATTGTTGTTCGAACGCTTCCTGAACCCGGAGCGGGTATCGATGCCCGACATCGACATCGACTTCGACGAGCGCCGTCGTGGGGAGATGATCAGGTACGCGACGCAGAAGTACGGATCGGACCGCGTCGCCCAGATCGTCACGTACGGCTCGATCAAGGCAAAGGCCGCGATCAAGGATTCAGCACGGGTTCTTGGCTACCCCTTCAGTCTGTCTGACCGGATATCAAAGGCCATGCCGCCCGCCGTCATGGGCAAGGAAATCCCTTTGTCCGGGATCTTCGATGAGGCTCACGAACGTCACAACGAGGCCGGTGAGTTCCGTGACCTGTACGCATCGGATCCCGGAGTGAAGGAAGTCGTTGACACAGCGCGCGGGTTGGAGGGGCTGAAGCGGCACGTTGGGGTCCACGCGGCAGGCGTGATCTTGTCGAGCGAGCCGCTGCTGGACGTCATCCCCGTGTGGCGCCGTGACGCGGAC encodes the following:
- a CDS encoding N-acetylmuramoyl-L-alanine amidase codes for the protein MRATRRRLVLGSAVVIIAGSLVAMPATSWPSPAPRQVTPKVETHRLAGPNSAQVDAEIEFGLIGVTFDRDPAPGSAVWVRVREQGGWSQWQHLPVSTDTPDPDDPDFEAIKPATVPLLTDPADAAQVRIDTPGGRPSPTASVRMIEVAEAPADRAVIERYTAASSARADSDIPEIISRAEWGANESLRSKCPGLTDAHKVAFVHHTASSSSYTESQAPAQLRAVYSYATGNGYCDYPYNFAVDKYGNIYEGRAGGVELPVKSGATASFNDNSVSVSALGNFTDAPSTGRTALNDALAQIVAWKLGLTGRTAIGWEKLTAAGYPGGAPKGQVQTFHRVSGHRDAYSTACPGEDLYGQLGKIRTLASDYQERNGMADSAPPALSATSIGPWPAKYVRGKTKRYYRTKSRVRPGTGRTVLVKFRRNKSPWRLYATRKTDSSRWARLKLKYYAGLTKYRLVAPRTPTADRSRGQVIRLRGSKWG
- a CDS encoding HAD-IC family P-type ATPase, whose amino-acid sequence is MPMPAGGTLSGDHHALAHYEVLLLLETDRSRGLTESEARRRLGSYGPNALPETAIAGRIERFLRQLLTPLVYVLLAAGAITTVLGKIADSAVIFGVVIVNAIVGYWQESKAQAELEALRKMVTTTARVRRDGHTTTVSSESLVPGDLVLIEAGDKVPADMRLMELAELRVDESALTGESQPVTKDEVALPADTPVADRRNMVYSGTFVSGGSGVGVVVATGSETELGEIHRLVGAVDPLATPLTRRLTWFSKVLTVVIVSLAVFAFAVGVARGESWSEMFVAAVALAVGAIPEGLPAAVTITLAIGVGRMARRRAVVRRLPAVETLGSTTVVCTDKTGTLTENQMTVRAIWTLAGSYEVTGGGYDPSGVLVASQARHANQDEALSWSLLVGALCNDASLDRADTGAWRITGDPTEAALLVVGVKSGMDLDDLRARHPRLDSIPFSSERQYMATLNEGENPGFRVILAKGAVERILSLCTAAMAPSGQIEPLDADRILRRAAVMGGSGLRVLATAVLGVDESVGSIPEGTGGSLIFTGLHAMLDPPRQAAISAVQSCRQAGIAVKMITGDHAATAEAIALQVGVIDEVRVGDVLTGEVLARLGQDELGLAAERASVFARVSPEQKLRLVEALQARRHVVAMTGDGVNDAPALRQADIGVAMGLAGTEAAKEAADMVLADDDFATIEAAVEEGRGVFDNLIKFIVWTLPTNMGEGFVILVAVALGTALPILPLQILWINMTTAVLLGLMLAFEPKESGIMNRPPRDPSKPLLTRALIERILVVSALLVGGSWLIFEWELSAGSGLEVSRTAAMNLFVTVEAFYLFSCRSLTRSTWQLGIFSNHWVIGGLAIQAVAQIAITYLPAMNGVFGTAPIPGESWVRIVCFSILASLVVAVDKRRHGAAM